DNA from Anaerolineae bacterium:
CACCTGCCGATGGGCTTCCTCCTCGAAATCGCCCAGCTCATTCATATACCCCAGCACGGCCAGCCGGCGCCCTGCCGGCAGAGCGGCCAATGTGTCCAGCGCGGCCAGCGCCGAGGCCGGCGTGGCATTGTAGGTGTCATCCAGCAGACGGGTGTCCCGCACCCCCTCCAGCGGACGCAGGCGGCCCTCCACCGGCTCCATGGAGGCCAGGGCGTCGAACGCCTCATCAGGGGGAATTCCGTAGGTGATCGCCACCGCCACCGCCGCCGCGGCGATATAGGCGCTGTGCCGGCCCAGGAGCTTCAGCCGGCCCTCGAACTCCTGCCCTCCATGCCGCAGGACCAACCTGGAGCCATCCCAATCGCTCTCCCAGTGAATCACTCGCACATCTGCGGAGGGATCAAAGCCAAAGGTGAGCACCCGCGCCCGGGTCCAGCCGGCCATGGCGCGCACGCGTCCGTCGTCGGCGTTCAGGATGGCCCAGCCATCGGCCGGCAGTGCCCGCACCAACTGCCCCTTTTCCTGGGCAATGTTCTCCAGGGAACCAAAGGTGGACAGGTGGGCCGCGTTGACCGCCGTCACCACTCCGACCCGCGGGCGCGTGATCTCCGCCAGCAGGCGGATCTCATCAAAGGCGTCGCAGGCCATCTCCAGCACCGCAATGCGGTGCGCCGGCTCCAGCCGGCCCAGGGCAATGGGCAGGCCGTAGCGGCCGTTGTAATTGGCATAATTGCGGAAGACCGGATAGCGCCGGCCCAAGACCCAGGCGATAGCCTCCTTGGTGCTGGTCTTGCCCGTGGAGCCGGTGATGCCCACCACCTCCGTGCCGTAATGACGCAGGATATAGCCGGCCCAGTCCAGCAGTGCCTGCTGCGTATCCGAGACCTGGATAACGGTCACCGGACGGGGCAGTTCCGCCGGCGGACGCTCGCAGAGGACCCCGCCGGCGCCGGCCCGCACCGCTTCGAGGATGTAATCATGGCCATCGCCGGTGGCTGTCTTCACCGCCAGAAACAGCTCGCCCGGGTTCAGCAGGCGGGAATCATAACAGAAATCGGGAAAGACCCGTTCCGCCGCCGGCCCCACCAGCTTGCCGTTGGTGGCCGCCAGGAGATGCTCCAGCGAGATCATAGCACCATGTTCCCCCACGGCTCAGGGTAGGTCATGCCAGCCTTCCTCGACATTGGAGCGGATCCAGTCGAGATATTCCGCCAGGCCGCCATCAATGGGCAGGACGATAGCCTCAGGAAGCTCGTAGCTGTGCAGTTGGCGGAGCCGGCGGATGAGCGCCTCGGCCAGGGAGCGCCGCGTCTTCATCACCATCATCCATTCCTCCGCCCATTCGATCTGTCCCTGCCAGCGGTATACCGAGCGCACGCGCGGCACGATGTTCACACAGGCGGCCAAGAACTCTTGGACCAGGGTGCCGGCAATGCGCTCCGCCTCCTCCTGGGAGCCGGCATTGGACAGCACCACCACATAATCACTGCTCATGGTCTTTATCCTCCATCCGTTCCTGCTCATCCAGCCAGCGCTCGGTGCCGATGGCGGCGCGCCGGCGTAACGCCTGCACCCGCCGCTCCACTATCGCCGGCTCCGCGCTGGAAAGGAACAGGGGACAGGGAAAATCGGGGCACAGCCCACAGTGTTCCAGACCGTGCTCCACGACCGCGCAGAAGAAGATGCGGCATTCCTCGCCGGCCGGCGTGAGACCCAGTTGATAGGCGCAACCCCGGCAGATGCCGGCAGAGACCGGCCCACAGCTTCCGCAGTACTCGCCGCAGGCCGCCGCGAACCGCCGGCGCCAGATATCGGCCTCGGACATGGCCCTCACCTACTTTCGCTCCGCCAATGCCTCGCGCACCGCCAACAACCGCTCAAAGGCCTGGGCCGTCAGCCCTTGTTCCCCTAGGGCGATGTCTTTGCGCGCCCCATGATAATCGGAACCGCCGGTGACCGCCAGCCCCAGGGATTCCGCCAGCGCCGTAAAGCGGCCGATCATCGCGTGCAGCGTATCGCCCTTGCCGCAGAAAGGACGGTTCTTGTCATATGGGTACGGGCCTTCCAGGCCGGCCAGCCCCAGTGCCAAGGCTGTCCGAATGAAGCTCTCGATATCCGGCACGCTCGTATAGGCACCCGGATGGGCTAGCACGGGCATGCCGCCGGCTTCCCGGATGACCC
Protein-coding regions in this window:
- a CDS encoding DUF3795 domain-containing protein; translation: MSEADIWRRRFAAACGEYCGSCGPVSAGICRGCAYQLGLTPAGEECRIFFCAVVEHGLEHCGLCPDFPCPLFLSSAEPAIVERRVQALRRRAAIGTERWLDEQERMEDKDHEQ
- a CDS encoding divalent-cation tolerance protein CutA — translated: MSSDYVVVLSNAGSQEEAERIAGTLVQEFLAACVNIVPRVRSVYRWQGQIEWAEEWMMVMKTRRSLAEALIRRLRQLHSYELPEAIVLPIDGGLAEYLDWIRSNVEEGWHDLP